CTCATATCTTAAACCAATTATTAATTATGTAATTAGCAACGACGCATTTAGTTTTGTCAATGCCGCAAACGAAGGTGATGCCATTGCATTGGCTTGCGGGGCTGTTATGGCAGGCAAAAGAAGCGTTGTCATGTTCCAGAATTCAGGGTTTGGCAATGCTGTAAACCCTTTGACTTCTTTGAGTTACACATTCAAAATCCCTTTGTTGTTAATAGTTACAATGCGTGGCGAACCGAGTGGCCCCAAAGATGAACCGCAACATGAACTTATGGGAAAAATTACAACAGATATTCTTGAATCCATGCAAATCGGATGGTCATACTTCCCAAAATCAATTGAAGAAATCGAGAGTGCCCTTGAAAAGGCAGATGCTTTTATGAGTGACAAAAAACTTCCTTTTGCATTTGTCTTGCGCAAAGGGGATATCACACCGTATAAACTAAATTCTCTCGATAAAACCAGATCTCTCCATCCTGCCGGATCAAATAAAGATAACTTTGATATTCGAAACAATAAAATGCCCACCCGCAACGAAGCCCTGAAAACAATACAGTCAGTATCGGAAGAAGGAACTGCTGTAATAGCAACGACAGGTTTTACCGGTCGTGAACTTTGTATGCTCGATGACAGAGATAACCAGCTTTATATGGTTGGTTCCATGGGATGCGCCCTTTCAATTGGGATCGGGATAGCTATCAACAAACCAGCGTTAAAAGTTATTGTGGTGGACGGAGATGGAGCCCTGCTGATGAGAACAGGCTCTATGGCAGCAACCAGCATGTACGCACCCGCTAATTTGATCCATATTCTTTTTAATAACGAAATTCATGAGTCAACAGGGGGGCAGCAGACATTATCAGGTAACATCTCATTTCCGGCAATTGCAAAGGGTTTTGGCTACAATCATATTTTTTCCACTGACGACCTTAATGTATTTAATAACTTCATATTTAAAGCGATGGTAATGAAAGGCCCCATTTTTATTCATCTCAAAACACATCCCGGTGTTCCGAAAAATTTAGGCAGACCATCGGTTAAACCGGAACAGGTAAAAGAAAGATTTATGAAGTATCTGGATAAAAATTATATAAAAGAGATTTATGTTCAACGTCCGACAAGCAGTCATATTGGGCGCCGGGATTGGGTCCCGTCTTAAAGGCAAGCTCAATAACCGTCCTAAAGGATTTTTAAAATTGGGGGACATGCCGATTATCGAAGAATCTGTTGCTAAACTTATTCGCGCCGGAATAAATGATATTATCATCGTAACCGGCTATTGTTATGAATTCTATAATACGCTGGCTGAAAAATACCCTTTTGTTCGAACAGTTTTGAACCCGGAATTTGCGACCACCGGCAGTATGCTTTCACTCTGTACCGCGGCTTCATATGTAACAAGTGATTTCTTGCTTTTAGAGTCTGACCTGGTTTACGAATATAGCGCGCTCCGGACACTCCAGAATTCTCCAAAAGAAAATTGCATATTGCTCTCCGGGCAAACCGGATCAGGCGATGAAGTTTATGTTGGAATCCAGGGTGAAAGAGTCGTCAACATGTCGAAAGAGCGTGATGACATTAAAATTCTGGGAGGTGAGCTTGTCGGCATTTCTAAAATATCGTTAAAACTATATAATCAGATGCTGGATATTACCAAAGAGAAATGTAAGGATATCTCTCAGTATCATTATGAAGATTGTCTCACTGACAGTAGTGATTCGAATGCTATTTATTATGAATGCGTAGAAAATCTGGCATGGATAGAAATAGATCATGAAAACCATCTATGCAAAGCCCGTGAAAATATCTATCCGTTAATTGAACAAAGAGATGCTGAAAAAATTTTATCGAAAAGAGTTTCAAGAAATATCCTGCTTAACCCGGGGCCAGCTACCACTACAAATACTGTAAAATATGCCATGGTTGTTGACGATATCTGTCCGAGAGAACATGAGTTTGGCGAGCTTGTAAACGGTATCAAACAGGATTTGGTCAGGATTGTTCATGGCGAAGATATGTATGAAGCAGTGCTTTATGCTTCGTCAGGTACGGGCGCTGTTGAAGCCGTTTTAAGTTCGGTTGTTCCACATGATAAATCGGTGCTTATCATAAATAATGGCGCTTACGGTAAAAGGATGCAGCAGATTTGCGACGGCTATGGCATTTCCCACATCGATTACAATATAACCTGGGGTGACCCCGTAGATTGCAAAAAGATTGAAATAATTCTCGAGCAGCATAAAAAGGATATATCTCATATTGCTTTTATTCATCATGAGACGACCGTAGGAATCCTGAATGATATCACGGCAATTTCAAATATCGCCCTTCAATTTGGCGTTGAAATAATTGTAGATGCCATGTCCTCTTTCGCGGGTATCCCAATAAATATTAAGAGTTCTGAAATTCATTATCTTATTGCCTCGGCAAATAAATGTATCCAGGGAATGGCGGGTCTTAGCTTTGTGATCTGTAAAAAGGAATCCCTTGAAAAGACTAAGGAGATCAAACCAAGAAATTTCTATTTTAATCTTTATCAGAACTACTCCTTTTTTACTCAAAAACATGAGATGCAATTCACACCGCCAGTCCAGATTTTCTATGCACTGAGGCAGGCGATAAATGAATATTTTCTGGAAACAGAACAGCGTCGGGAACAGCGGTATACCGAAATGTATGAGGTTCTTGAAAAGGGTCTGCAAGGTATCGGTTTCCACTTTCTTATCGAGAAAAAATATCGTGCAAAAATATTGACGGCAATTATCGAGCCTGAAGATGAAAATTACAATTTTAATGAAATGCATGACTTTCTTTACAAGCGGAGTTATACAATTTACCCGGGGAAAGGCGCAAAACAGAACACTTTTCGTCTTGCAAATATGGGGGCCATAACAAAAAATGACATTACAAGATTTCTCGGTTCTTTGAAAGAATATCTTGTGGTGAACGACATAAAACTCTTTCCAGTTAAGCAGTCAGTATAATATTCATAAACTTCACTTTATGTATCGTGAGGCGCTGTTGGAAAATCACTTAAAAAAAATAGACCTGAATGTTACTCAATATCCGAAACTGGCAAACAAATCAAGTGATGGCGCTTTCAATTATCTGGTTTTACGCCGCTTGTCTGCTCACATAACAAGCTTCTGTTTGCAGCGGGGTATCTCCGCAAATTCAGCAACTATTATTGATTTCATTCTCGCCCTTTTTGCAGCATTGAGTTTGTACATGGGATATTTATTTATTGGCGTGACGCTAATTCAGCTCTTTGGCGTCTGGTCCTGTGTGGATGGGGAGATCGCCCGCGTGACAAAAAGTACCAGCAGGCTTGGTGATTTTTATGATACAATGATTGACAGGGTTGCCGAATACCTTATTACCCTGGCACTCTTGCTTCATATGTATAAGGTAGCGCCAGACGTCCACTGGGGCACGATTTTTTTTGCTTATATGGGTACAATATTTTTTATTACTGCGTCATCGGAAAAGTTTCGTTCTGTTTTCCATAAAAATTATCCCAAAAATGACACCGAGCTGTTTTTTCGCTGGCTTTGTGCAGGTAGCGACACACGACTTTTCTATATTTCCCTGGGTATTATTGGGTATGCCATTAGTGGTTATGATACTATAATTTATTGGCTAATAATTTTGCAGACCGTTTTCCTTGCTTTTAATTTTATATTCCGGTTATGGAAAATACCAAAACTAATAAAATCTGCTAAAGATTTTCCTGAGTAAATTTGTTATGCAACAATCTCAAACATATAGTTCATTGCAGGTATTTCTGGACAGCTTAAAGGAGAACTGCCTGCTTCTTGCACGGCATGGTGAAAGCGACTGGAATTCCATTGACCTTATTCAAGGGCAGCAAGACAGACCACTCAGCCCTGAAGGGTTTAATCAAAGGAAAAACCTCTTTTTCTTATTGCAGTCCGTACCCATTGCACGGATATTCACAAGTGCACTTCAACGGACTATCCAGACAGCAATACCGATCAGCGATGATAAGAAAATTCCTCTGGAAAAAATGCCGGAATTAAATGAGGCAAAACTTGGAATTTTTGAAGGCCAAAACCGGTCTTTCCCTTCTGATGAATTTTCCAAAAAGATGTACCGCTCATTTTTAGACGATGAAATTAACGTTATACTACCTGGAGGAGGAGAAAACCTGAAGATGGTTGACAAGAGAATTGCGAAGCCGGTTGCAATTTTTTTGGACGCCGTTAGTTCGGGACATATTCTTATTGTTGGGCATCGTAACGTTAACAAAATGATAATGAGAACTATTTTGGGTCTTTCCTTTAATGATGGATACCGGGTTGAACACGAGAATAATTGTCTTTATGTTTTTGAACCAAAAAGTCAGAAGGCTTTTTTTTTAAGCATTGAGAATCCTGGCGCTTTTATTAAAATTGAACAAGGATATGTAAAAATAGGAATGACCAGTTGAAAATTTGCTGTAAATTATTTCAACAAAATAAGGGAAAGATAAAGAATTCCAAAGTCCCCTCTTGAGATTCTTAAGAGGGTTTTAGGGGTGTGTAATTTTTCTCTATAAACTGTCGCAAAAAATAGTACAACTGTTCAAAAAGTTATGCAGTTTCTTAAAACTATCCCCTATAGGGTGTTATTCAGCTAGTTCCTGTTATTAGAACTTAAGTTTCTCTTGTGAGTCAGTTAAAATCTACTAACTTTGGGATGTTATCAATAAACTATAGAATGAACTCGTTCGGCCACCCATTCAATTACACAATGCAGGTAACTATGAACTTCAATGAGATTGACCGTGCGATATCCACCTCTATGCGTCGCTGGGGAATCCCTGCTTTACGCATTTCGTTGGGAATCATCTTTATCTGGTTCGGCGTTCTCAAACCGCTTGGCTTATCACCGGCAGAGCCACTAGTCATCGCAACGGTCCGTTGGCTACCGTTTTTCGATGGTGAGTTGTGGGTGAGCATCATAGGGTGGTGGGAAGTTGCGATCGGATTAGCGTTTCTCTTTCGAAGGACTGTCCGAATCGCCATTGCGCTTCTAGTCTTACAGATGGTCGGAACATTCATGCCTTTGATCCTCCTTCCTAAAGTCACCTTCCAACCAGGGCATCTGCCCTATGGACCAACCATGGAGGGTCAGTACATCATCAAGAACCTGCTGATAATATCTGCTGCACTGGTTGTTGGTGGGACAGTTCGCAGAAGCGAAGAGCCTGCCTAACGAATATGCGTTCCCGCACGATCCCAGTTTTGAGAGGGTCGATACGCAACGCCTGGTTGAACTCAGCCGTCCATTTGAATTTCTCATTTTAGAATTTTTCCCCAGGAGCCAGTATGGTTTCTTATTAAAGTTTATTCCGGCGGGTTGGTCCCTTAATCTGAAAAATTACAATACTCAAGAAAAAAATAATATCCGGAAAACCATTGACTTTACATTTCTCAACAAGTACTTTGCTTTTATCTGGTGAACTATTAACACTTTTCATTATTTTTTGGCATGGTTTAGAATAAAATAAAATTTAATCAACAGTGATTTAAGGAGAAGGTTCATGAGAAAGTCAATATTAATTTTAGTGACGATTTTTTTTACTGCTGGCTTCTTAGTCCAGCCCCGCCTCGAGGCGCAAATCTCTATCTCCAAAAGTGTACTAAGCAATGGCGGTGTCGTTATCAACAATGGCGAATTTACCATGCTGGGAACGGTCGGACAACCATTCGTTGGTGTTGTAGGAAATTCAACCCATGTGAACCGGGTCGGTTTCTGGTATCTTACCGATCAAAAAGTAGCGACAGATGTTGCTGATGACCCAAACCTTAGCCTACCGACTGAATTCGGTCTTGACCAAAACTATCCGAACCCCTTCAACCCTGAAACTGAAATTCCATTTCAACTGCCGCAAGAATCCGATGTTGGTTTAAAGATATTCAACATTCGCGGCCAGCTTGTGCGCACACTCATACAAGCTGATTACACGCCTGGATTTCACAGCATTCGCTGGGATGGCAAGGATAACAATGGTACTTCTGTTTCGAGTGGATTGTATATTTACCAGTTCCTGGCTGGAGAGTTTGTCCAGGTCCGGAAGATGAGTTTGCTGAAATAGGAATAAAGAACTAGCGAAGCTTCGCCTCAAACCGACAAGAAAAACAAGCTTAATAAACTCGAAATGTTAATATCGAAATCCTAAACAAATACCAATGATAAAATTCCAAATACACCAAACAAAACCAAGAAACCTAATGAGGAGAATAAATCAGTTTTGTCCTTATTTTTAATTTTGTACATTCGAATTTTCGATATTTAGGATTTCGAATTTTAAATCAAAGTAACAGATCCAAATGATGAATCTTTAATTCATGAACGATACCATCGTTTCGTTACTAATTAATTATTATTATTGGAGGTTTTTATCATGAAAACAAAAAATTGTTTCCGTATTCTTGCATTCATGCTGCTATTGATTTTACCGGGACTTGTCCTGGGGTAAATTCCCAAAACCATGAGTTACCAGGGTGTCTTGATCGATGCGGAAGGTAATCCGGTGCCAGATGGCAACGTCGTGCTAACCTTCAAGATCTACGACACCGCCACAGATGGTGAGTCGCTCTACCAAGAGACACAAAACGAAGTGAATGTGGCCGGCGGCATCTTCAGCGTCATCATCGGCAGCACAAATCCCTTGAATCTACCCTTTGACAAGAAGTATTGGCTTAGCATAACCGTAGGTGCGGAAGGTTCTGAGCTTACTCCAAGGATAGAACTGACATCCTCGGCGTATAGTTTGAATGCCCAGTCGATAGTGGATAATGCCGTGAGCACAGCAAAGATTCAGGATGGCGCGGTTACTGACGCAAAGATCGCCGCCGGTGCGGTTGACGCCGATAAAATTGCCGATAACGCGGTCACCAGCGAAAAGATCGCCGGGGGTCAAGTGGTTAAAAGCCTCAATGGTTTGACCGATGATGTAACGATTGAAGCCGGGAATAATGTGACGATTACTCAGAGTGGCGATACATTGACCATAGGTGCAACAGGCGGAGCCGGGACCGGAGACGGCCATTCACTTGATGCCGCCGATGGCGACCCGACGGATGTGGTTTTTGTGGATAATGACGGTAATGTATTCATTGGCATCACAAGTCAAGAGTTCACTTCAGTTAACGGTACCACTAACATAAGGGCCCCCTCGGCATTGATATCAACTCCAACCAGGACTTTGCACATAAATACACCCCTGCAGGCATCATGGACGGAGGGGTAATCAAAATCACAGTCCCCACTAGTTGGAGCTCCCCTGGTGGCGATCATGAAACCGAAGTTAGAGATGATGGCATCACCACAACTGGTAATATCGTCCTTCAAGATGGCATTGGCACAAGTGAATATAATATGTCCAACTCCGACGGAGTCATTAAGATTACATACGGATCTGGCGGACCCACTACCGAAGGGAAAATCGAAATCGCAGTTCCGACTAGTTGGAGCTCCCCTGGTGGCGATGATGAAACCGAAGTTAGAGAGGATGGCATCACCACCACTG
This genomic interval from candidate division KSB1 bacterium contains the following:
- the aepY gene encoding phosphonopyruvate decarboxylase; translated protein: MINTGDFLELCLNRGFNFFTGTPCSYLKPIINYVISNDAFSFVNAANEGDAIALACGAVMAGKRSVVMFQNSGFGNAVNPLTSLSYTFKIPLLLIVTMRGEPSGPKDEPQHELMGKITTDILESMQIGWSYFPKSIEEIESALEKADAFMSDKKLPFAFVLRKGDITPYKLNSLDKTRSLHPAGSNKDNFDIRNNKMPTRNEALKTIQSVSEEGTAVIATTGFTGRELCMLDDRDNQLYMVGSMGCALSIGIGIAINKPALKVIVVDGDGALLMRTGSMAATSMYAPANLIHILFNNEIHESTGGQQTLSGNISFPAIAKGFGYNHIFSTDDLNVFNNFIFKAMVMKGPIFIHLKTHPGVPKNLGRPSVKPEQVKERFMKYLDKNYIKEIYVQRPTSSHIGRRDWVPS
- a CDS encoding 2-aminoethylphosphonate--pyruvate transaminase, with the translated sequence MFNVRQAVILGAGIGSRLKGKLNNRPKGFLKLGDMPIIEESVAKLIRAGINDIIIVTGYCYEFYNTLAEKYPFVRTVLNPEFATTGSMLSLCTAASYVTSDFLLLESDLVYEYSALRTLQNSPKENCILLSGQTGSGDEVYVGIQGERVVNMSKERDDIKILGGELVGISKISLKLYNQMLDITKEKCKDISQYHYEDCLTDSSDSNAIYYECVENLAWIEIDHENHLCKARENIYPLIEQRDAEKILSKRVSRNILLNPGPATTTNTVKYAMVVDDICPREHEFGELVNGIKQDLVRIVHGEDMYEAVLYASSGTGAVEAVLSSVVPHDKSVLIINNGAYGKRMQQICDGYGISHIDYNITWGDPVDCKKIEIILEQHKKDISHIAFIHHETTVGILNDITAISNIALQFGVEIIVDAMSSFAGIPINIKSSEIHYLIASANKCIQGMAGLSFVICKKESLEKTKEIKPRNFYFNLYQNYSFFTQKHEMQFTPPVQIFYALRQAINEYFLETEQRREQRYTEMYEVLEKGLQGIGFHFLIEKKYRAKILTAIIEPEDENYNFNEMHDFLYKRSYTIYPGKGAKQNTFRLANMGAITKNDITRFLGSLKEYLVVNDIKLFPVKQSV
- a CDS encoding CDP-alcohol phosphatidyltransferase family protein — translated: MENHLKKIDLNVTQYPKLANKSSDGAFNYLVLRRLSAHITSFCLQRGISANSATIIDFILALFAALSLYMGYLFIGVTLIQLFGVWSCVDGEIARVTKSTSRLGDFYDTMIDRVAEYLITLALLLHMYKVAPDVHWGTIFFAYMGTIFFITASSEKFRSVFHKNYPKNDTELFFRWLCAGSDTRLFYISLGIIGYAISGYDTIIYWLIILQTVFLAFNFIFRLWKIPKLIKSAKDFPE
- a CDS encoding histidine phosphatase family protein, whose product is MQQSQTYSSLQVFLDSLKENCLLLARHGESDWNSIDLIQGQQDRPLSPEGFNQRKNLFFLLQSVPIARIFTSALQRTIQTAIPISDDKKIPLEKMPELNEAKLGIFEGQNRSFPSDEFSKKMYRSFLDDEINVILPGGGENLKMVDKRIAKPVAIFLDAVSSGHILIVGHRNVNKMIMRTILGLSFNDGYRVEHENNCLYVFEPKSQKAFFLSIENPGAFIKIEQGYVKIGMTS
- a CDS encoding T9SS type A sorting domain-containing protein, coding for MRKSILILVTIFFTAGFLVQPRLEAQISISKSVLSNGGVVINNGEFTMLGTVGQPFVGVVGNSTHVNRVGFWYLTDQKVATDVADDPNLSLPTEFGLDQNYPNPFNPETEIPFQLPQESDVGLKIFNIRGQLVRTLIQADYTPGFHSIRWDGKDNNGTSVSSGLYIYQFLAGEFVQVRKMSLLK